In the Bos taurus isolate L1 Dominette 01449 registration number 42190680 breed Hereford chromosome 21, ARS-UCD2.0, whole genome shotgun sequence genome, one interval contains:
- the LOC512440 gene encoding uncharacterized protein isoform X1, whose product MCSCLFRLLQLFSTCVAFSLVADMGIRRGAIGNWSMSFWCVCFVVTLIISIIDVCELWSRFRYFWCNFSITYACYATLICLSASIIYSVTYVQFLPYGPYRDRAIAATAFSCIASVFYALDVALMRNCYDFDDVTCYAHTMPGLLKVLETFMAGVIFTFLSYTSLYLDRPALEWCVAVYSICFVPAALAIVLNLGKWQRRLPGPFPLFQLVLSLLSVLLYVSALVLWALYQFNEEFGGQLQRSSDMGCISGLTYNLCFWDRKLTVAILTAANLLVYMADMVYWARQVSVGTRGQSNAPDPFHSQEVSLQSSVSP is encoded by the coding sequence ATGTGCTCCTGCCTCTTCCGCCTGCTGCAGCTCTTCTCCACCTGTGTGGCCTTCTCGCTTGTGGCTGACATGGGCATTCGGAGAGGGGCCATAGGTAACTGGTCCATGTCCTTCTGGTGCGTCTGCTTCGTTGTAACTCTCATCATCTCCATAATCGACGTATGTGAGCTCTGGTCCCGCTTTCGTTACTTCTGGTGCAACTTCTCCATCACCTATGCCTGCTACGCCACTCTCATCTGTCTCTCGGCCTCCATCATCTACTCCGTCACCTACGTCCAGTTCCTGCCTTATGGTCCTTACAGGGACCGGGCAATCGCTGCCACTGCATTCTCCTGCATCGCGTCTGTGTTTTATGCCCTGGATGTGGCCCTCATGAGAAACTGCTATGATTTCGATGACGTCACCTGCTACGCGCACACCATGCCAGGCCTGCTGAAGGTGCTGGAGACCTTCATGGCCGGTGTCATCTTCACCTTCCTCAGCTACACCTCCTTGTACCTGGACCGGCCGGCCCTGGAGTGGTGTGTGGCCGTGTACTCCATCTGCTTCGTCCCAGCAGCCCTGGCCATCGTGTTGAACCTGGGCAAATGGCAACGCAGGCTGCCCGGGCCCTTCCCCctcttccagcttgtgctcagcCTGCTCTCCGTCCTCCTCTATGTCAGCGCTCTGGTCCTCTGGGCACTCTACCAGTTCAATGAGGAGTTTGGCGGACAGCTCCAACGGTCCAGTGATATGGGCTGCATCAGTGGGCTCACCTACAACCTGTGCTTCTGGGACCGGAAACTGACTGTGGCCATCCTGACAGCCGCCAACCTGCTGGTTTACATGGCTGACATGGTGTACTGGGCTCGCCAGGTTTCTGTAGGGACTAGGGGTCAGTCCAATGCTCCCGATCCCTTCCACTCACAGGAGGTGTCTTTACAGAGCTCTGTCAGCCCCTGA
- the LOC512440 gene encoding uncharacterized protein LOC512440 precursor (The RefSeq protein has 5 substitutions compared to this genomic sequence) has product MCSCLFRLLQLFSTCVAFSLVADMGIRRGAIGNWSMSFWCVCFVVTLIISIIDVCELWSRFRYFWCNFSITYACYATLICLLASIIYSITYVQFLPYGPYRDRAIAATAFSCIASVFYALDVALMRNCYDFDDVTCYVHTMPGLLKVLETFVAGVIFTFLSYTSLYLDRPALEWCVAVYSICFVPAALAIVLNLGEWQRRLPGPFPLFQLVLSLLSVLLYVSALVLWALYQFNEEFGGQLQRSSDMGCISGLTYNLCFWDRKLTVAILTAANLLVYMADMVYWARQVSVGTRGQSNAPDPFHSQEVSLQSSVSP; this is encoded by the coding sequence ATGTGCTCCTGCCTCTTCCGCCTGCTGCAGCTCTTCTCCACCTGTGTGGCCTTCTCGCTTGTGGCTGACATGGGCATTCGGAGAGGGGCCATAGGTAACTGGTCCATGTCCTTCTGGTGCGTCTGCTTCGTTGTAACTCTCATCATCTCCATAATCGACGTATGTGAGCTCTGGTCCCGCTTTCGTTACTTCTGGTGCAACTTCTCCATCACCTATGCCTGCTACGCCACTCTCATCTGTCTCTCGGCCTCCATCATCTACTCCGTCACCTACGTCCAGTTCCTGCCTTATGGTCCTTACAGGGACCGGGCAATCGCTGCCACTGCATTCTCCTGCATCGCGTCTGTGTTTTATGCCCTGGATGTGGCCCTCATGAGAAACTGCTATGATTTCGATGACGTCACCTGCTACGCGCACACCATGCCAGGCCTGCTGAAGGTGCTGGAGACCTTCATGGCCGGTGTCATCTTCACCTTCCTCAGCTACACCTCCTTGTACCTGGACCGGCCGGCCCTGGAGTGGTGTGTGGCCGTGTACTCCATCTGCTTCGTCCCAGCAGCCCTGGCCATCGTGTTGAACCTGGGCAAATGGCAACGCAGGCTGCCCGGGCCCTTCCCCctcttccagcttgtgctcagcCTGCTCTCCGTCCTCCTCTATGTCAGCGCTCTGGTCCTCTGGGCACTCTACCAGTTCAATGAGGAGTTTGGCGGACAGCTCCAACGGTCCAGTGATATGGGCTGCATCAGTGGGCTCACCTACAACCTGTGCTTCTGGGACCGGAAACTGACTGTGGCCATCCTGACAGCCGCCAACCTGCTGGTTTACATGGCTGACATGGTGTACTGGGCTCGCCAGGTTTCTGTAGGGACTAGGGGTCAGTCCAATGCTCCCGATCCCTTCCACTCACAGGAGGTGTCTTTACAGAGCTCTGTCAGCCCCTGA
- the LOC618633 gene encoding uncharacterized protein LOC618633 (The RefSeq protein has 8 substitutions, 1 frameshift compared to this genomic sequence): MDNERGAVSNCCLTIWCVCFSLTAFISMLECYYYDWILPFFWYKLPITYACYVAIFCLLTSIINPIFYVQYLHYGPSRDQAIAASAFSCIMSVLYATDVACTWKYYKLKNIPCYEHTLPGLLKILESVVACVIFSFISNTSLYRPQPALKCCLAVYFTCFVRVAVAMLLKLSGWENRLPLQLTIFHLGQTMLSFLLYVSAMVLWPLYQFDEKLGGQPHWYSDMSCVDELTDYGCVWDQRLAVAILTAINLLMYVVDLVYWTCQFSVGTEHQPSTPYPLHSQGVSLQSSVEP, translated from the exons ATGGACAACGAGAGGGGGGCTGTAAGTAACTGTTGCCTAACCATCTGGTGTGTCTGTTTCTCCCTGACCGCCTTCATCTCTATGTTAGAGTGCTATTACTACGACTAGATACTT TTTTTCTGGTACAAATTACCCATCACCTATGCCTGCTATGTGGCAATTTTCTGCCTTTTGACCTCCATCATCAACCCCATCTTCTACGTCCAGTACCTGCATTATGGTCCTTCCCGAGACCAGGCCATCGCTGCTTCTGCATTCTCCTGCATCACGAGTGTGCTCTATGCCATAGATGTGGCCTGCACATGGAAATACTACAAGTTGAAGAACATCCCCTGCTATGAGCACACATTACCAGGCCTGCTAAAGATTCTGGAGAGCGTTGTGGCCTGTGTCATCTTCTCCTTCATCAGCAACACCTCCCTGTACTGGCCCCAGCCGGCCCTGAAGTGCTGCTTGGCTGTGTACTTCACCTGCTTCGTCCGGGTAGCCGTGGCCATGCTGCTGAAGCTGAGTGGCTGGGAGAACAGACTGCCCCTCCAGCTCACCATTTTCCATCTGGGGCAGACTATGCTCTCATTCCTCCTCTATGTCAGTGCCATGGTCCTCTGGCCACTCTGCCAGTTTGACGAGAAGTTAGGTGGACAACCCCACTGGTACAGTGATTTGAGCTGCGTTGATGAGCTTACCGACTATGGCTGCGTCTGGGACCAGCGACTGGCTGTGGCCATCCTGACAGCCATCAACCTGCTGATGTACGTGGTCGACCTGGTGTACTGGACCCGCCAGTTTTCTGTAGGGACTGAGCACCAGCCGAGTACCCCTTATCCCCTCCACTCACAGGGGGTGTCTTTACAGCGCTCTGTTGAACCCTGA